One segment of Cytophagia bacterium CHB2 DNA contains the following:
- a CDS encoding aldehyde dehydrogenase family protein yields the protein MAAKKQFKITYSTLGADMEKFHREFDRALDKVRGHFGESHPHYINNQAVAGAGQTFASKSPVDTSIDLAYFREGTSDEVDAAVRAAKEAFPKWAATDYQKRAKIVQKAAALIRKDKFTLAAIMAFEVGKNRLESMGDVEESADLLDYYAKQLLDAKGFLKPLGKLSPKEDTRSVLRPYGVWAMIAPFNFPLALPTGMSAGVLLGGNTLVYKSSVDTPWITGRLAEIYIAAGMPPGVVNFVAGDRHMGNILISHPLLNGIVFTGSKAVGMKIFQEFNRDYIKPVILELGGKNPAIVMPSADLEVASDGVMKSAFGLQGQKCSACSRVYVHKKVKDKFLELLLRKTAAIKIGDPIERDVFMGPLVNQKAYDKFAAAAEEARRDGTILTGGDQLREGNFSNGYFVEPTIVDDLPRDHRIFKEELFLPFLAVGEMESLEEGVQLSNNVEYGLTAGIYTKNKKELAYFFDNIEAGVTYANRRSGATTGAWPGVNSFCGWKGSGGSGKGGCGPYYVQQFMREQSRTIQK from the coding sequence ATGGCTGCAAAAAAGCAGTTTAAAATCACCTATTCCACGCTCGGCGCGGATATGGAAAAGTTTCATCGCGAATTTGATCGCGCGCTGGACAAAGTGCGAGGACACTTTGGCGAATCGCATCCGCATTACATCAACAATCAAGCAGTCGCCGGCGCCGGGCAAACGTTTGCCAGCAAAAGTCCGGTGGACACGAGCATTGATTTGGCTTATTTCCGCGAGGGAACCTCGGACGAAGTCGATGCCGCCGTGCGCGCAGCCAAAGAGGCGTTCCCGAAATGGGCGGCAACCGATTACCAAAAGCGCGCAAAGATTGTTCAGAAGGCGGCTGCCCTTATTCGCAAAGACAAATTTACGCTGGCCGCAATCATGGCGTTTGAAGTCGGCAAAAACCGACTGGAATCCATGGGCGATGTGGAAGAGTCCGCCGACTTGCTGGATTATTATGCCAAGCAGTTGCTCGATGCCAAAGGCTTTTTAAAACCACTCGGTAAACTTTCACCCAAGGAGGATACGCGCTCGGTTTTGCGGCCTTATGGCGTCTGGGCGATGATTGCGCCGTTTAATTTTCCCCTGGCGCTGCCCACCGGCATGAGCGCCGGTGTTTTACTCGGCGGCAATACGCTGGTGTATAAATCGTCTGTTGATACGCCGTGGATCACCGGGCGTTTGGCGGAGATTTATATTGCTGCGGGCATGCCTCCCGGTGTTGTCAACTTTGTTGCGGGTGATCGCCACATGGGTAATATTCTGATAAGCCACCCTTTGCTCAATGGCATTGTCTTCACCGGATCAAAAGCTGTGGGCATGAAAATTTTTCAAGAGTTCAACCGGGACTATATCAAACCGGTGATTCTTGAGTTGGGCGGCAAGAACCCTGCGATCGTGATGCCCAGCGCGGATCTCGAGGTGGCGTCTGATGGTGTGATGAAGTCAGCGTTTGGATTGCAGGGGCAGAAATGCAGCGCCTGCTCACGCGTTTATGTTCACAAAAAAGTGAAAGACAAGTTTCTCGAGCTGCTCCTGCGGAAAACCGCGGCTATCAAAATTGGCGATCCCATTGAGCGCGACGTTTTTATGGGCCCGCTGGTCAACCAAAAGGCCTATGATAAATTTGCCGCAGCAGCGGAAGAAGCGCGGCGCGACGGAACGATTCTCACCGGCGGCGACCAATTGCGTGAGGGCAATTTTTCCAACGGCTACTTTGTTGAGCCGACCATTGTCGATGATTTGCCGCGTGATCATCGCATCTTCAAAGAGGAATTGTTTCTGCCATTTCTGGCGGTGGGCGAGATGGAATCCCTGGAAGAAGGCGTGCAATTGAGCAATAATGTAGAGTATGGCCTTACCGCCGGCATTTACACCAAGAACAAGAAGGAGCTGGCTTATTTCTTCGACAATATCGAAGCGGGCGTGACCTATGCCAATCGCCGCAGCGGCGCGACAACCGGCGCGTGGCCCGGCGTGAATTCCTTCTGCGGTTGGAAGGGTTCGGGCGGCAGCGGCAAGGGCGGATGCGGGCCGTATTATGTGCAGCAATTCATGCGCGAACAGAGCCGCACCATTCAGAAGTGA